In the genome of Falsibacillus albus, one region contains:
- a CDS encoding multicopper oxidase family protein, translated as MKLTKFMDPLPLLPVMKPAGRTGDGTYYEVRMTQFKQSLHSELQESLVWGYEGFFPGPTFEVQRGERILVKWMNQLPDQHLFPIDHTVHGAERDKPDVRTVVHVHGGRTKPGSDGYPEAWFTNGYKEKGKDFSSEIYEYDNAQRACTLWYHDHALGITRLNVYAGLAGMYIIRDTYESSLNLPAGDYEIPLLIQDKSFNPDGSLFYPDQPRTPVPGVQPSISPEFLGDAITVNGKVWPFLEVEPRKYRFRILNASNSRFFGLKLSNGQNFYQIGTDGGLLEKPIILNQFIISPAERADVIIDFTNQNGQSIILLNDAPTPFPNGEKSDPETTGIVMKFLVSKELKQIDTSVIPAYLKKYRRINVQKTERQRFLTLDEEKDQYGRPIHTLDKKKWDAPISENPRLGATEVWHFINLTNNSHPMHLHLIHFQLLGRRPFDVKEYKNNGKLIFTGAYEPPLPYENGWKDVIQTPPDMVTSIIAKFKPYTGQYVWHCHILEHEDYEMMRPYIVLPRPSPY; from the coding sequence ATGAAGCTGACAAAATTCATGGATCCGCTCCCACTTTTGCCCGTTATGAAGCCAGCCGGGAGAACAGGGGATGGTACGTATTATGAGGTAAGGATGACGCAGTTTAAGCAATCGCTGCACAGTGAATTACAAGAGTCGCTCGTTTGGGGCTACGAAGGCTTCTTTCCTGGCCCGACCTTTGAGGTTCAAAGAGGGGAGCGCATCTTAGTAAAATGGATGAACCAATTGCCCGATCAACATCTCTTTCCGATCGATCACACTGTTCATGGGGCCGAAAGAGACAAACCGGATGTGCGCACTGTCGTCCATGTTCATGGCGGAAGGACGAAGCCGGGAAGCGACGGATACCCGGAAGCCTGGTTTACAAACGGCTACAAGGAAAAGGGAAAAGACTTCTCAAGCGAAATCTACGAATATGATAATGCACAGCGCGCCTGCACGCTGTGGTATCACGACCACGCATTGGGGATCACACGGCTGAACGTCTATGCAGGATTAGCCGGGATGTACATTATCAGGGATACCTATGAATCGTCCCTTAACTTGCCGGCGGGAGATTATGAAATTCCCTTGCTCATACAGGACAAATCCTTTAATCCTGATGGTTCCTTGTTCTACCCTGACCAGCCCCGCACTCCCGTCCCTGGCGTACAGCCCTCGATTTCTCCTGAATTTCTAGGCGATGCGATAACCGTCAATGGGAAGGTCTGGCCGTTTTTGGAGGTGGAGCCGAGGAAATACCGCTTTCGCATTTTGAACGCTTCTAATTCTCGATTCTTTGGATTAAAACTTTCAAACGGACAGAACTTTTATCAAATCGGCACAGACGGAGGTCTTCTAGAAAAACCAATAATTCTTAATCAATTCATCATATCCCCTGCTGAACGCGCCGACGTGATCATCGACTTTACCAATCAGAATGGACAATCGATCATTTTATTGAATGATGCCCCCACTCCTTTCCCGAATGGAGAAAAGAGCGATCCCGAGACTACTGGAATCGTAATGAAGTTCCTCGTTTCAAAGGAATTGAAGCAGATCGATACATCCGTCATACCTGCATACCTGAAAAAATATCGCCGTATAAATGTTCAAAAGACTGAAAGACAGAGGTTTTTAACGTTGGATGAGGAAAAAGATCAATATGGAAGACCGATTCATACGTTGGATAAAAAGAAATGGGATGCACCCATTTCGGAGAATCCTCGACTGGGTGCAACGGAAGTATGGCATTTCATCAATCTTACAAATAATTCACACCCCATGCACCTGCACCTCATCCATTTTCAGTTGCTGGGGCGCAGACCCTTTGATGTGAAGGAATATAAAAACAACGGAAAACTCATTTTTACAGGAGCATACGAACCACCACTCCCATATGAAAATGGCTGGAAGGACGTGATTCAGACGCCTCCTGACATGGTGACAAGCATCATTGCTAAATTCAAGCCGTATACAGGGCAATATGTTTGGCATTGCCATATCCTCGAGCATGAGGACTATGAGATGATGCGTCCCTATATTGTACTCCCCCGCCCATCTCCTTATTGA
- a CDS encoding class I SAM-dependent rRNA methyltransferase, translating to MKTAKSIKINPKFVKAFKSGLPLISKQSIVNHQELTAEGELFDLIDERRQFVARAYYGKQNKGYGWVLTRKENENIDHGFFEKKIRNAINQRAHLYQSEETNAFRVFNGEGDGIGGVTIDYFDGYYLINWYSEGIYQFKKMIVDALQKLMEVKAIYEKKRFDTKGQYLEDDDFVAGERANFPLIVKENGVHFAVYLNEGAMVGVFLDQREVRKRIRDHYADGKTVLNTFSYTGAFSVYAALGGAVKTTSVDLANRSLPKTIEQFSINGIDYEAQDIIVEDVFKYFKYAVKKELKFDMVILDPPSFARSKKFTFSAAKDYTNLLKETIAITEKGGVIVASTNCSSFGMKKFKGFIDTAFKETGGKYRILEEYTLPEDFKTISEFKEGDYLKVVFIEKKSG from the coding sequence ATGAAAACGGCGAAATCTATTAAAATAAATCCAAAATTTGTGAAGGCGTTCAAGAGCGGGCTTCCGCTCATTTCAAAGCAATCGATCGTGAATCATCAGGAATTGACAGCTGAAGGGGAACTATTCGATTTGATTGATGAACGCCGACAATTCGTTGCGAGGGCGTATTACGGCAAGCAAAATAAGGGATATGGCTGGGTGCTGACAAGAAAAGAGAACGAAAACATCGACCATGGATTTTTTGAGAAGAAAATAAGAAATGCAATCAATCAGCGCGCACATCTCTATCAATCTGAAGAGACGAATGCCTTTCGCGTATTCAATGGTGAAGGGGACGGAATCGGTGGAGTGACCATCGATTATTTTGACGGATATTATTTGATCAATTGGTACAGTGAAGGAATTTACCAATTTAAAAAAATGATCGTCGATGCGCTTCAGAAGCTTATGGAAGTGAAGGCGATCTATGAGAAAAAGCGGTTCGATACGAAAGGGCAGTATTTGGAGGATGATGACTTTGTCGCCGGTGAGCGCGCGAACTTCCCGCTGATTGTGAAGGAGAATGGTGTCCACTTTGCCGTGTACTTAAATGAAGGTGCTATGGTGGGCGTATTCCTGGACCAGCGCGAGGTGCGGAAGAGGATCAGGGATCATTACGCTGACGGAAAGACGGTATTGAATACCTTCTCTTATACAGGGGCATTTTCTGTTTATGCAGCTTTGGGAGGCGCAGTCAAAACGACCAGCGTCGACCTGGCGAATAGAAGCCTGCCGAAAACGATCGAACAATTCAGCATCAATGGCATCGACTATGAAGCGCAGGACATCATCGTAGAAGACGTGTTCAAGTACTTTAAATATGCCGTCAAAAAAGAATTGAAATTTGATATGGTGATTTTGGATCCTCCAAGTTTTGCGAGGTCTAAGAAATTCACGTTCAGCGCTGCCAAGGACTATACAAATTTGTTGAAAGAAACGATTGCCATCACGGAAAAGGGCGGGGTGATCGTCGCTTCCACCAATTGCAGTTCATTTGGGATGAAGAAGTTCAAAGGATTTATCGATACAGCGTTTAAAGAAACCGGCGGAAAATACCGGATCCTAGAGGAATACACTCTCCCTGAGGACTTCAAAACGATTTCAGAATTCAAAGAAGGCGACTATTTAAAGGTTGTTTTCATCGAGAAGAAGAGTGGATGA
- a CDS encoding helix-turn-helix domain-containing protein, whose product MESNFILHAKSKEFYWEGQGQLSIKTFSNGIAHYRTNQGFFAVEDSRFLLLNPGDYAISIESDQEVESFCLFFQPGFAEDIQRSMNERNGPLLDDPFKPIIDQSGFFEKTYEMPPGLSTLLDQMKSGFAQHEGDHIWREEYFQHIMQHLLLSQKESLAKVHSLSAERTATKLEIFHRVSIAHDYIQAYFHLPITLEQIGKASGLSTNHLLRTYRAIHGTTPHKQITSLRMERAKKLLKYTGSSMMDITLDIGLCNPVSFSKLFRKHTGLSPSEYRKKVILDKNFF is encoded by the coding sequence ATGGAATCCAACTTCATTTTACATGCCAAAAGCAAAGAATTTTATTGGGAAGGCCAAGGGCAGCTTTCCATTAAAACCTTCTCGAACGGGATCGCCCATTATCGGACCAACCAAGGATTCTTCGCAGTCGAAGACTCCCGATTCCTCCTGCTGAACCCCGGCGACTATGCCATCTCGATTGAATCTGATCAGGAAGTTGAATCCTTCTGTCTGTTTTTTCAGCCGGGATTCGCAGAGGACATCCAGAGAAGCATGAACGAAAGAAATGGCCCCCTATTGGATGATCCCTTTAAACCGATCATCGATCAGTCTGGTTTTTTTGAAAAAACCTATGAAATGCCGCCTGGTTTATCCACCCTGTTAGACCAGATGAAAAGTGGATTTGCGCAGCATGAAGGGGATCACATTTGGCGGGAAGAATATTTTCAACACATCATGCAGCATCTCCTCCTATCCCAAAAGGAATCATTGGCCAAGGTTCATTCCCTGTCTGCCGAACGGACGGCAACAAAACTGGAAATCTTCCACCGCGTATCCATTGCCCATGACTACATACAAGCTTATTTTCACCTGCCAATCACATTGGAGCAAATCGGAAAGGCATCAGGGCTCTCGACAAATCATCTTCTAAGAACTTACCGCGCAATCCACGGAACCACACCCCACAAGCAGATTACCTCTTTAAGAATGGAGAGAGCTAAGAAACTATTAAAATACACGGGCAGCAGTATGATGGACATTACCCTGGACATAGGGTTGTGCAATCCAGTATCGTTCAGCAAGCTGTTTCGAAAACATACGGGCCTCTCTCCTTCCGAATATCGAAAAAAAGTGATTTTGGATAAGAATTTCTTTTAA
- a CDS encoding DUF1295 domain-containing protein, with protein sequence MLYGDNGNSVPQKLYVFLFQTLIFAAAVWLLILNGFSELNHWFGWNLQKGDEGRRTILMAFIFVTYLRMQFTIFYLLKRKIPWEEAITLPFAFGLYYIGFSFLGGITEKPVNGWDILFILLFAAGAFINTFSEVLRDRWKKDVQNKGKLYTEGLFAYSMHVNYFGDLLWVLAFALVSWNMWAMIIPAFLFCFFAFYNIPMLDKYLADKYGEDFQEYQKKTKKFIPFVY encoded by the coding sequence TTGCTATATGGGGATAATGGGAATTCCGTGCCGCAGAAATTGTATGTATTTCTGTTTCAGACGCTCATATTTGCCGCGGCTGTCTGGCTTCTGATATTAAATGGTTTCAGCGAGTTGAATCATTGGTTCGGCTGGAATTTGCAAAAAGGGGATGAAGGAAGAAGAACCATATTAATGGCCTTCATTTTCGTCACCTATTTACGCATGCAATTCACAATTTTTTATTTACTCAAAAGGAAGATCCCCTGGGAAGAGGCGATTACACTGCCGTTTGCCTTTGGGTTATACTACATCGGTTTCTCTTTCCTTGGAGGGATAACCGAAAAACCAGTCAATGGATGGGATATTTTATTTATTCTGCTATTTGCAGCAGGAGCATTTATCAATACGTTTTCTGAGGTTTTAAGGGACAGATGGAAAAAGGATGTGCAGAATAAAGGAAAGCTTTATACCGAGGGGCTTTTTGCCTATTCCATGCATGTCAATTATTTCGGGGATCTCCTGTGGGTGTTGGCATTCGCTCTTGTCTCCTGGAATATGTGGGCGATGATCATACCGGCATTTTTGTTTTGTTTCTTCGCCTTTTACAATATCCCGATGCTCGATAAATACCTTGCTGACAAATATGGAGAGGATTTTCAGGAATATCAAAAGAAAACGAAGAAGTTCATACCGTTTGTTTATTAA
- a CDS encoding VOC family protein, with the protein MNQTTGRINKIGQISIPVQDLKTAVPFYSQTLGLPLLFETDGMAFLECDGVRLLLNIPENEQFDHPSSIVYFHVNDIDEAYRDMKDQGVAFIDEPHLIAKMGSTETWMVFFTDPEGNIHAFMSEKES; encoded by the coding sequence ATGAACCAAACGACTGGAAGAATCAATAAAATCGGACAAATATCCATTCCTGTCCAGGACTTGAAAACTGCTGTTCCTTTTTACAGCCAAACACTCGGGCTGCCTCTCCTTTTTGAAACCGACGGAATGGCCTTTTTAGAATGCGATGGTGTCAGGCTCTTATTGAACATTCCCGAAAATGAACAATTCGACCACCCAAGCTCGATTGTTTATTTTCATGTTAATGACATCGATGAAGCTTACCGCGACATGAAGGATCAGGGTGTTGCATTCATTGATGAACCGCATCTTATCGCCAAGATGGGCAGTACGGAAACATGGATGGTCTTTTTCACTGACCCCGAAGGCAATATTCATGCATTCATGAGTGAAAAAGAATCTTAA
- a CDS encoding FUSC family protein: MNKHEKKNKGYLNKTALIWKMAIASGVSWELAKWAGSIHPYLAPISVILCLQSTIDRAIRYSIHRMAGTIIGVILIVLAADFFKMNGWSLGLLILVGCFIVNMMKLDETVIHQTALTILLVFVFEHNTHHYALDRIRDTLIGAVVAVLIHMFFRPPNFTVKAMKSFDSLSHQLSVGYELCGHWIEAGCRLSDGTHLKKQMASLLESLHQTEKDFELASSSLKFNPLQKKNGVDVKEFRSRINYQQQGYTYLMATIDNFLEWSSSGLLRALDQRIWALQIHELSLYFETLKSTHPFVHYPSFEVVYPLVKEKERYHIVQYHDTELLMNKILPRDQ; this comes from the coding sequence ATGAACAAACATGAAAAGAAAAACAAAGGCTATTTAAATAAAACGGCACTCATCTGGAAAATGGCGATTGCTTCGGGTGTTTCATGGGAATTGGCCAAATGGGCCGGGTCCATCCATCCTTACTTGGCGCCGATCTCTGTCATCCTTTGTCTGCAGTCGACTATAGACAGGGCGATCCGCTATTCCATCCATCGGATGGCAGGAACCATCATCGGTGTGATATTGATCGTTCTGGCTGCCGACTTTTTTAAGATGAATGGCTGGTCTCTTGGGTTATTGATCCTAGTCGGGTGCTTCATCGTCAATATGATGAAGTTGGATGAAACGGTCATCCACCAGACAGCCTTAACGATTCTGCTCGTTTTCGTTTTTGAGCATAATACCCATCATTATGCACTGGACCGGATTCGCGATACATTGATCGGCGCCGTGGTGGCCGTATTGATCCATATGTTCTTCCGTCCTCCAAATTTTACGGTGAAAGCGATGAAATCCTTTGATTCCCTTTCACATCAGCTCTCAGTTGGGTATGAACTTTGCGGTCATTGGATAGAAGCGGGATGCCGCCTCTCTGATGGAACCCATTTGAAGAAGCAAATGGCCAGTCTGCTTGAGAGCCTCCATCAAACGGAGAAAGATTTTGAACTCGCATCGAGCAGTCTGAAATTCAACCCGCTTCAGAAAAAGAATGGAGTGGACGTGAAGGAATTTCGATCCAGGATCAATTATCAACAGCAGGGGTATACCTATTTAATGGCGACGATCGATAACTTTCTTGAATGGTCATCATCAGGGCTTTTAAGAGCCTTGGATCAACGGATTTGGGCGCTGCAAATCCATGAATTGAGTTTGTACTTTGAAACACTTAAAAGCACACACCCTTTTGTTCATTATCCTAGTTTTGAAGTTGTATATCCTTTGGTGAAGGAGAAGGAGCGGTATCATATCGTGCAATATCATGATACTGAGCTCCTGATGAATAAAATCCTTCCTCGTGATCAATAA
- a CDS encoding DUF899 family protein — MKTKMIEKEIEELEQELLEKKKHLTALKQSVPKKLVQNYTFISSNGEKTSLLECFKDQDELIVVHNMGKGCSYCTMWADGLNGIYHYLADKAAFVLSSPDSPDVLSDFAAERKWTFPMISTKESTFKKDIGFESDGKPIPGVSTFTKDERDHIYLHASAPFGPGDDFCAVWPLFDLLPSGSQSYRPKKKINEKSPYQLTNNIAIGVKNYQEAAKFYEEVIGMEKVQTLDNETLFSFNGTFFYIEDQPQQQTFFELAVHDFEQAKEELLEKGCQITKEIHEKSCMIADPFGMKFHLFESAQ; from the coding sequence TTGAAGACGAAAATGATCGAGAAGGAAATTGAAGAATTAGAGCAAGAATTACTTGAAAAAAAGAAGCATTTGACCGCTTTGAAACAAAGCGTCCCCAAAAAACTTGTGCAAAATTACACGTTTATCTCATCCAACGGAGAAAAAACCAGCTTGCTGGAGTGCTTCAAGGATCAAGATGAACTGATTGTCGTTCATAATATGGGCAAAGGCTGTTCCTATTGTACAATGTGGGCGGATGGCTTGAATGGAATCTATCATTATTTAGCTGATAAAGCAGCTTTTGTCCTTTCCTCACCGGATTCCCCAGACGTTCTATCAGACTTTGCAGCAGAACGAAAATGGACATTCCCAATGATCTCCACGAAAGAGTCTACGTTTAAGAAAGATATAGGCTTTGAGTCTGACGGAAAGCCCATTCCAGGAGTTTCTACTTTCACGAAAGATGAGAGGGATCATATTTACCTGCATGCCAGCGCACCGTTCGGCCCAGGCGATGATTTCTGTGCAGTATGGCCATTGTTTGATTTGCTCCCATCAGGTTCCCAAAGCTATCGTCCGAAGAAAAAAATAAATGAAAAATCCCCATACCAGCTGACAAACAACATTGCTATCGGCGTAAAAAACTATCAAGAAGCCGCAAAATTTTATGAAGAAGTAATTGGCATGGAAAAGGTACAGACCCTCGATAATGAAACGCTCTTCTCCTTTAATGGCACTTTCTTTTATATAGAGGACCAGCCGCAGCAGCAAACCTTTTTTGAGCTTGCGGTCCATGACTTTGAACAAGCAAAAGAAGAATTGCTTGAGAAGGGGTGTCAAATCACCAAGGAAATCCACGAGAAAAGCTGCATGATCGCCGACCCATTCGGAATGAAATTTCACTTATTTGAATCTGCTCAATAA
- a CDS encoding NAD(P)H-hydrate dehydratase, with translation MFEPYWTKEKVKETLPERAGDSHKGTFGTGLLIAGSESMPGAALIAGLGAMRCGVGKLVMGTENSVMQMVVPVLPEATYWLNPFDEYTEPLPEVKYKAAAIGPGLPNGEPLESRIDQLINLDFSLILDAGALTKRAYPTRNHPLILTPHPGEFERITGMSVKEQEKDRLSAAKEWSRRLGTVIVLKGKETVIAFPDGDAYLNPTGNSALAKGGSGDTLTGMMLGMLCCHENHKHAVLNAVFLHGACADEWVKTQSPHTMLAHELSGLLPAVWKKYEE, from the coding sequence ATGTTTGAGCCGTATTGGACAAAAGAAAAGGTCAAAGAGACGCTGCCTGAAAGAGCGGGTGACAGCCACAAAGGAACATTCGGGACAGGGCTGCTCATCGCGGGCAGTGAAAGTATGCCAGGTGCCGCACTGATCGCCGGATTAGGGGCAATGAGGTGCGGGGTCGGGAAATTGGTCATGGGCACAGAAAACTCCGTCATGCAAATGGTCGTCCCTGTTCTTCCGGAGGCAACGTACTGGCTGAATCCATTCGATGAATACACCGAGCCTTTGCCGGAGGTGAAATATAAAGCAGCGGCCATTGGACCGGGTCTTCCAAATGGTGAACCTTTGGAAAGTCGAATCGACCAGTTAATAAATCTAGATTTTTCTCTCATATTGGATGCTGGTGCATTAACGAAAAGGGCTTATCCAACAAGAAACCATCCCCTCATTTTGACCCCCCATCCAGGCGAGTTTGAACGGATTACCGGTATGTCCGTAAAAGAACAAGAGAAGGATCGTTTATCCGCTGCAAAGGAATGGTCCCGAAGGTTAGGGACAGTCATCGTTTTAAAAGGCAAGGAAACGGTCATTGCCTTTCCAGATGGCGATGCGTACTTGAATCCCACGGGCAACAGTGCATTGGCAAAGGGCGGATCAGGCGACACGCTTACGGGGATGATGCTTGGCATGCTGTGCTGCCATGAAAATCATAAACATGCAGTGCTAAATGCTGTATTTTTACACGGGGCATGTGCAGATGAATGGGTGAAAACACAATCGCCTCATACAATGTTAGCCCATGAACTGAGTGGCCTCCTCCCGGCAGTTTGGAAGAAGTACGAAGAATAA
- a CDS encoding SepM family pheromone-processing serine protease, protein MGQEHQKRRSMKPWTRNLLIVLFIFILLAFIPTPYYLYQPGTVEALSKKVTVENGKKDEKGSLSLTTVLSIKATNVFVLLYGLVAPDTQVENQKNVKGDLTDKEYNELLIHMMDSSQTNAISAGLKAAGENVTVRHNGVFVQAIMPNSDAKDVLQVGDVIHTLDGKTLNKTQDFIDYINSSKKVNDTVKLGFSRDGKNYTKSVKVVKLSPNSDKVGIGIAPDDTVKLDTSRKVKMNVADIGGPSAGLMFSLEILNQILPEDLTKGYKIAGTGTIDTDGHVGQIGGIRDKIVAAHKAHVDIFFCPKDLKPGDANEKDIMDEAKKRNYHIKIVPVASTTEAENYLKKLKQKS, encoded by the coding sequence ATGGGTCAAGAACACCAGAAAAGAAGAAGTATGAAACCATGGACGAGAAATTTACTGATTGTCCTTTTCATTTTTATCCTGTTGGCATTCATTCCGACTCCTTATTATCTGTATCAGCCAGGAACAGTAGAGGCATTATCGAAAAAAGTAACAGTGGAAAATGGGAAAAAGGATGAGAAAGGGAGCTTGTCGTTGACAACGGTTCTATCCATTAAAGCAACCAACGTATTCGTCCTTTTGTACGGACTGGTCGCCCCTGACACCCAGGTGGAAAATCAGAAAAACGTCAAAGGCGACTTAACGGACAAGGAATATAATGAACTGCTCATACATATGATGGATTCTTCACAGACCAATGCGATTTCAGCAGGTCTCAAGGCAGCTGGAGAGAATGTCACGGTCCGCCACAACGGGGTTTTCGTCCAGGCGATCATGCCTAATTCAGATGCCAAAGACGTCCTTCAAGTCGGTGATGTAATCCATACTCTGGATGGAAAGACATTGAACAAGACCCAGGATTTCATCGACTATATCAACTCAAGCAAAAAAGTGAATGATACGGTAAAACTCGGTTTTTCAAGAGATGGCAAGAACTATACAAAGTCCGTCAAGGTCGTGAAGCTTTCACCGAATAGCGATAAAGTCGGCATCGGCATTGCACCGGATGATACTGTAAAGCTGGATACTTCGAGGAAGGTGAAAATGAATGTCGCAGATATCGGCGGTCCTTCCGCTGGCCTCATGTTCTCACTCGAAATCCTCAATCAAATCCTTCCGGAGGATTTGACAAAAGGATATAAAATTGCCGGCACGGGTACGATCGATACCGATGGACACGTCGGGCAAATCGGCGGTATCCGCGATAAAATCGTCGCTGCACACAAAGCGCATGTCGACATTTTCTTCTGTCCTAAAGATCTCAAACCGGGTGACGCCAATGAAAAAGATATCATGGATGAAGCGAAAAAACGAAACTATCATATCAAAATCGTTCCAGTCGCCTCTACGACTGAAGCGGAAAATTACTTGAAGAAACTAAAGCAAAAATCATAG
- a CDS encoding amino acid permease: MGVKKLNNEPQQRGQDEKKLERGLKARHLTMISIGGAIGTGLFLGSGSAIHTAGPGGALFAYAFVGIMVYFVMTSLGELSAFMPTSGAFSTYGTKFVDPAFGFAIGWTYWFSWAMTIAAELTASTMIMKFWFPDSPSLLWSFLFLALIFLLNYLHVKGYGEGEYWFSFIKVSAIVVFLVVGLLMIIGVMGGHAVGFHNFTVGKAPFSGGVVGTFIIFLATGFSFQGTEIVGVAAGESENPAKNVPKAIRNVFWRILLFYILAIFVVGLIIPYTNPDLQSDNIMVSPFTLVFKRAGLAFAASLMNAVILTAVLSAGNSSLYASTRMLYAMAKKGQAPRIFAKLNKRGVPVAAMVLTTVIGMLAFFASVYGDGSVYLWLMNSVGITGFIFWLGISISHYRFRKAFLAQGYSLDMLPYRAKWYPFGPIFAIAVGLIVTLGQNFQAFLASSIDWGSVIAAYLGIPMFLCLWFGYKFVKKTKVVPLKECEIDFDYAEKND; encoded by the coding sequence ATGGGAGTAAAGAAATTAAATAACGAGCCTCAGCAGAGGGGACAAGATGAGAAAAAGCTGGAGCGGGGATTGAAAGCGCGCCATTTAACCATGATTTCGATCGGCGGTGCGATCGGGACCGGTTTATTCCTCGGAAGCGGTTCGGCCATTCATACAGCTGGTCCAGGCGGCGCACTGTTTGCTTATGCCTTCGTTGGCATCATGGTGTACTTTGTCATGACAAGCTTAGGGGAGCTGTCTGCGTTTATGCCGACAAGCGGTGCATTTAGTACATATGGAACCAAATTCGTCGATCCCGCCTTCGGATTTGCAATTGGGTGGACGTATTGGTTCAGCTGGGCAATGACCATTGCAGCAGAGTTGACTGCATCGACCATGATTATGAAATTTTGGTTTCCGGATAGCCCATCCTTATTATGGAGCTTCTTATTTTTGGCCCTTATCTTTTTACTGAACTATTTGCATGTCAAGGGGTATGGTGAAGGGGAGTATTGGTTTTCATTCATTAAAGTTTCAGCCATAGTCGTATTCCTGGTGGTTGGCCTGCTCATGATCATCGGTGTAATGGGTGGACATGCTGTCGGATTTCATAACTTCACGGTTGGAAAAGCCCCGTTCAGCGGAGGCGTAGTAGGGACATTCATCATTTTCTTGGCGACCGGATTTTCGTTTCAAGGAACAGAGATTGTCGGCGTCGCAGCCGGTGAAAGTGAAAATCCCGCTAAAAATGTTCCAAAAGCCATTCGAAATGTTTTTTGGCGCATTCTTCTATTTTATATATTGGCTATTTTTGTAGTGGGACTTATCATCCCATATACCAATCCTGATTTACAAAGCGATAATATCATGGTCAGTCCTTTCACACTTGTCTTTAAACGGGCAGGGCTTGCCTTTGCAGCATCACTCATGAATGCGGTCATTTTAACAGCCGTTTTATCTGCGGGCAATTCAAGCTTATATGCCTCAACGCGGATGCTTTACGCCATGGCGAAAAAAGGACAGGCGCCGCGGATTTTTGCCAAACTGAATAAACGGGGAGTGCCAGTCGCGGCCATGGTTTTAACCACGGTTATCGGGATGCTCGCTTTCTTTGCATCCGTTTATGGAGATGGTTCAGTATATCTTTGGTTAATGAATTCGGTGGGAATCACCGGGTTTATCTTCTGGCTTGGCATTTCGATCAGCCACTACCGCTTCCGTAAAGCTTTCCTTGCTCAAGGCTACTCTTTGGACATGCTGCCTTATAGAGCAAAATGGTATCCTTTTGGCCCGATTTTTGCGATAGCTGTTGGCCTGATCGTGACGCTTGGACAAAACTTTCAGGCGTTCCTTGCTTCTTCAATCGATTGGGGAAGCGTCATTGCTGCCTACCTTGGCATTCCAATGTTCCTGTGTTTATGGTTTGGTTATAAGTTCGTGAAGAAAACAAAAGTCGTGCCGCTAAAAGAATGTGAAATCGATTTTGATTATGCAGAAAAGAATGATTGA